A region of Blattabacterium cuenoti STAT DNA encodes the following proteins:
- the nrfD gene encoding NrfD/PsrC family molybdoenzyme membrane anchor subunit, which yields MLNHYESPIRPPLILGKKTLKNITNDILNPIKNKAGNLWWISLLISILAFLWGIGCIFYTIGTGIGVWGLNKTINWAWDITNFVWWVGIGHAGTLISAVLLLFRQKWRLSINRSAEAMTIFAVIQAGLFPIIHMGRPWNAHWVLPIPNQFGSLWPNFNSPLLWDVFAISTYFSVSTVFWFMGLIPDFAMIRDRISNPFQKKIYNILSFGWGGTSKDWQRFEELSLILAGLCTPLVFSVHTIVSFDFSTSVIKGWHSTIFPPYFVAGAIFSGFAMVQTLLGVARKVLSLEDYITRNHIEYMNMIILLTGGIVLLAYISEFILAWYSGDPFEKFIYFSVEASKGPFWWAFWALIICNVIIPQFLWIKYVRRSFFWSYLIAIFINIGMWFERFDIIVLNLSHDYLPSSWAGFIPSFVDVGIFIGTIGLFFILYLLYIRVFPVISQSELKTILNPEKK from the coding sequence ATGTTAAATCATTATGAATCCCCTATAAGACCTCCCTTAATTTTAGGAAAAAAAACATTGAAAAATATTACCAATGATATACTTAATCCTATAAAAAATAAAGCAGGAAATCTATGGTGGATTTCTTTATTAATTTCTATTTTAGCTTTTTTGTGGGGGATAGGATGTATTTTTTATACAATTGGAACAGGTATAGGTGTATGGGGTTTGAATAAAACAATTAATTGGGCATGGGATATTACAAATTTTGTTTGGTGGGTTGGAATTGGTCATGCTGGAACTTTAATTTCAGCTGTTTTATTATTATTTCGTCAAAAATGGCGTTTATCTATTAATCGTTCAGCAGAAGCAATGACAATTTTTGCCGTAATCCAAGCTGGATTGTTTCCTATTATTCATATGGGAAGACCATGGAATGCGCATTGGGTTTTACCCATTCCTAATCAATTTGGATCTCTATGGCCGAATTTTAATTCCCCTTTGTTATGGGATGTTTTTGCAATTAGTACTTATTTTTCTGTTTCTACTGTTTTTTGGTTCATGGGTTTAATTCCAGATTTTGCAATGATACGAGATCGTATTTCAAATCCTTTTCAAAAAAAAATATATAATATTCTTAGTTTTGGATGGGGAGGAACATCAAAAGATTGGCAAAGATTTGAAGAATTATCTTTAATTTTAGCTGGTTTATGTACTCCATTAGTATTTTCTGTTCATACCATAGTTTCTTTTGATTTTTCTACTTCTGTAATTAAGGGGTGGCATAGCACGATTTTTCCTCCTTATTTTGTTGCAGGAGCTATATTTTCTGGTTTTGCTATGGTACAAACTTTACTAGGTGTAGCAAGAAAAGTTCTTTCTTTAGAGGATTATATTACAAGAAATCATATCGAATATATGAATATGATCATTTTGTTAACAGGAGGGATTGTTTTATTAGCTTATATTTCAGAATTTATTCTTGCCTGGTATTCAGGAGATCCTTTCGAAAAATTTATTTATTTTTCTGTAGAAGCATCTAAAGGCCCATTTTGGTGGGCTTTTTGGGCATTAATTATTTGTAATGTCATTATTCCTCAATTTTTATGGATTAAATATGTACGAAGAAGCTTTTTTTGGTCTTATCTCATAGCTATTTTCATAAATATTGGAATGTGGTTTGAAAGATTTGACATTATTGTTTTAAATCTAAGTCATGATTATCTTCCTTCTTCTTGGGCAGGTTTTATTCCTTCATTTGTAGATGTTGGTATCTTTATAGGAACCATTGGTTTGTTTTTTATTCTTTACTTGTTATACATACGTGTTTTTCCTGTTATTTCACAATCAGAATTAAAAACAATATTGAATCCAGAAAAAAAATAG
- a CDS encoding TrkH family potassium uptake protein: MIQIKFKNFLDMFTPIIFIYIILSLGWKSFRFFNVEILLGIVSITSILHFFIFFNKNLEKGYRSMIFLSFFVLIFSLILSFLKIFIFSYYNERVISDIKIYTLISLILYILIRITYFIRIVYVKIHNPAFIFITSFVFLSFLGSILLMLPASTVKKISFVDALFTSTSAVCVTGLVVLDTAKDFTYLGKIFILILIELGGLGILTITSFFSYFFRDGFSFKEAIFISNFLNTKTTNNVLSLAVKVVMFTLTVEFIGTLLIYFSIENNANTIESDNLLFFSIFHSISAFCNSGFSTLSQGLYSKSVRFNYLFQLIIAFLLILGGIGFNILFNFFAYIWLVIKKYFFRIFKDEDLRCPAHVVTLNTKIVILTTFYLLFFGTIFYYASEYYGSLSEHSSFHGKWIVSFFSSATTRTAGFHVLNMNTLAPITIFFTIFLMWIGASPASTGGGIKTSTFALALMNIISLSIGKNRLEIQRKEIPSELIRLSFSIIMLSIMVIYISVLIIIFLDPKKDILSIIFEVFSAFSTAGLSLGITSNLSNGSKLILIFIMLLGRIGVLNVMIGLLRRNKIGSHHYYRFPKGNILIN; the protein is encoded by the coding sequence ATGATCCAAATTAAATTTAAAAATTTTTTGGATATGTTTACTCCAATTATATTCATTTATATAATTCTTTCTTTAGGATGGAAAAGTTTTCGATTTTTTAATGTAGAAATCCTTTTAGGAATTGTATCAATAACAAGTATATTACACTTTTTTATTTTTTTTAATAAAAATCTTGAAAAAGGTTATAGATCCATGATTTTTTTATCTTTTTTTGTTCTTATATTCTCTCTTATACTTTCATTTCTAAAAATATTCATTTTTTCTTATTATAATGAAAGAGTTATTTCAGATATTAAAATTTATACACTCATTAGTTTAATTTTATATATTCTAATTCGTATTACTTATTTTATACGAATAGTATATGTTAAAATTCATAATCCTGCTTTTATATTTATTACAAGTTTTGTTTTTTTATCCTTTTTAGGTTCTATCTTGTTAATGCTACCAGCATCTACAGTAAAAAAAATATCATTTGTAGATGCTTTATTTACTTCTACTAGCGCTGTATGTGTAACAGGTTTAGTCGTATTAGATACGGCTAAAGATTTTACATATTTAGGTAAAATTTTTATACTTATTCTAATAGAATTGGGGGGATTGGGTATTTTAACTATTACTTCCTTTTTTAGTTATTTTTTTAGAGATGGATTTTCTTTTAAAGAAGCCATTTTTATTAGTAATTTTTTAAATACAAAAACGACAAATAACGTTCTTAGTTTAGCCGTAAAAGTAGTTATGTTTACTTTAACAGTAGAATTTATAGGAACTTTGTTAATTTATTTTTCTATTGAAAATAATGCAAATACAATAGAATCTGATAATCTTTTATTTTTTTCTATTTTTCATTCTATATCCGCTTTTTGTAATAGTGGTTTTTCTACTTTAAGTCAAGGACTATATTCAAAATCTGTTAGATTTAATTATTTATTTCAATTAATTATTGCTTTTTTATTAATATTGGGAGGAATAGGTTTTAATATTTTATTTAATTTTTTTGCATATATATGGTTAGTTATCAAGAAATATTTTTTCAGAATTTTTAAAGATGAGGATCTTAGATGCCCTGCACATGTAGTAACTTTAAATACAAAAATTGTTATTTTAACAACTTTTTATTTACTTTTTTTTGGAACTATTTTTTATTATGCTAGTGAATATTATGGTTCTCTTTCCGAACATTCTTCCTTTCATGGAAAGTGGATTGTTTCATTCTTTTCTTCAGCTACAACTAGAACAGCTGGGTTTCATGTATTAAATATGAACACTTTAGCTCCAATTACTATTTTTTTTACTATTTTTTTGATGTGGATAGGAGCTTCTCCGGCTTCTACTGGGGGAGGAATAAAAACAAGTACTTTTGCATTAGCATTAATGAATATTATTTCATTATCTATAGGAAAAAATAGATTAGAAATACAAAGAAAAGAAATACCTTCTGAATTGATTCGATTATCTTTTTCTATTATTATGCTATCTATAATGGTTATATACATAAGTGTTTTAATCATAATTTTTTTGGATCCAAAAAAAGATATTTTATCGATTATTTTCGAGGTTTTTTCTGCCTTTTCTACAGCAGGATTATCTTTAGGGATAACTTCTAATTTATCAAATGGAAGCAAATTAATTTTAATTTTTATAATGTTGTTAGGAAGAATAGGAGTTTTGAATGTTATGATCGGTTTATTGAGAAGAAATAAAATTGGTTCCCATCATTATTACAGATTTCCTAAAGGGAATATTCTTATTAATTAA
- a CDS encoding 4Fe-4S dicluster domain-containing protein translates to MKSEKTKKIYKNYNPIKNLFQGKTSRRDFLKWIGFSTASVTLAACKGPVIKSIPYVVKPEDITPGIPNYYASTMIDTFDIGSVLVKTREGRPIKIEPNSSSDFFNTTSARIQSSLFSLYDEERLKNPIFKGKKSSWKEIDNYIIQNLKFLSKIKKNIVFLSYSFPSFSTKKLIQDFKKKYPCTKWVTYDPISYSKVLDASEEIFGIRGFPFFDLNKSKLIISFDADFLGDWSPENMAKSYVLNRNPEKKMMQHIQIESNMTISGANADIRLSKKPSDIKKMLLEIFQNICLGKQIKDKNSEKIVSLIKKIGSKSVILADGDQESYELSFLINKKINSNALQNDKFIFSKESNDKDFKSFLKDLENENIGGLFIHNVNPIYSLPLSLSKKVKEFIKKIPLTVSFSMNKNETNENMDIIAPIPHWLESWGDTYPITNIYTLIQPTIQCIFNTRQFQDSLVIWSGIQEKNYYEYLKKIWEKNIIPKSNVSSFNEALFHGVVKTKNHKPILNNLSKKINQKIRKYEKKIIYPKKIEKNFELKLYTKISMGDGNQYNNPWLQELPDPITRTTWENYLTISYFDANKMELKNWNSGDGSLNGNCVDLIKNNQTIIHDIPVFIQPGQAIGSLGFSFGYGQEKGKLTKITQGTNAYRSYENFFVIQNNIQLRKVNKIHKFSCVQLHHTMVGRNLVKETDLNLFLNNPKEVWNEKEKISTHKGMLSPDKISIWNQNYKKNEKRNGHHFNLSIDLNACIGCGACIIACHSENNVPVVGKEEIEKYRDMHWLRVDRYYFPDDSSKEKTKKNEDNIYENPKVVFQPIMCQHCDNAPCESVCPVGATSHGKQGQNMMTYNRCIGTRYCANNCPYKVRRFNWFNYVNNQKFDFNMNNSLGKMMLNPDVVIRTRGVMEKCSLCIQRTQYVIGIAKKENRKVQDKEFETACSISCPTKAITFGDINDPTSIISKKVKNSRSYKLLEFIGVRPNVSYQLKIRNKNKK, encoded by the coding sequence ATGAAATCAGAAAAAACTAAAAAAATATATAAAAATTATAATCCAATCAAAAATCTATTTCAAGGGAAAACATCTAGACGTGATTTTCTTAAGTGGATAGGATTTAGTACTGCTTCGGTAACTTTAGCTGCTTGTAAAGGTCCAGTTATAAAATCTATTCCTTATGTAGTTAAACCAGAAGATATTACTCCAGGAATTCCAAATTATTATGCATCAACTATGATTGATACTTTCGATATAGGAAGTGTTTTAGTAAAAACGAGAGAAGGTCGTCCTATAAAAATAGAACCTAATTCTTCTTCCGATTTTTTTAATACAACTTCTGCAAGAATCCAATCTTCTTTATTTTCTCTTTACGACGAAGAAAGATTAAAAAATCCTATATTTAAAGGAAAAAAAAGTTCTTGGAAAGAAATAGATAATTATATTATTCAAAATTTGAAATTTTTATCTAAAATAAAAAAAAATATAGTTTTTCTTTCTTATTCTTTTCCAAGTTTTTCTACAAAAAAATTAATCCAAGATTTCAAAAAAAAATATCCTTGTACAAAATGGGTTACTTATGATCCTATTTCTTATTCCAAAGTTTTGGATGCTTCAGAAGAGATATTCGGAATTCGTGGTTTTCCATTCTTTGATTTAAATAAATCAAAATTAATAATTTCATTTGATGCTGATTTTTTGGGAGACTGGAGTCCAGAGAATATGGCTAAATCTTACGTTCTTAATAGAAATCCCGAAAAAAAAATGATGCAACATATTCAAATAGAAAGTAATATGACGATAAGTGGAGCAAATGCAGATATTCGTTTATCTAAAAAACCTTCTGATATAAAAAAAATGTTGCTTGAAATTTTTCAAAATATTTGTTTAGGAAAGCAGATAAAAGATAAAAATTCTGAAAAAATAGTTTCATTAATAAAAAAAATAGGATCTAAAAGTGTAATTCTTGCAGACGGAGATCAAGAGTCCTATGAATTATCTTTTTTAATTAATAAAAAAATTAATAGTAACGCACTTCAAAATGATAAATTTATTTTTTCAAAAGAAAGTAATGATAAGGACTTCAAAAGTTTCTTGAAAGATTTAGAAAACGAAAATATTGGAGGTTTATTTATTCATAATGTTAATCCTATTTATAGTCTTCCATTGTCTCTTTCTAAAAAAGTAAAGGAATTTATAAAAAAAATCCCTCTAACAGTTTCGTTTTCTATGAATAAAAATGAAACTAATGAAAATATGGATATAATAGCGCCTATTCCTCATTGGTTAGAAAGTTGGGGAGACACTTATCCTATTACTAATATTTATACATTAATTCAGCCTACAATTCAATGTATTTTTAATACGAGACAATTTCAAGATTCTTTAGTAATTTGGAGTGGGATTCAAGAAAAAAATTATTACGAGTATTTGAAAAAAATTTGGGAAAAAAATATTATTCCAAAATCCAATGTTTCTTCTTTTAATGAAGCTTTATTTCATGGTGTAGTAAAGACTAAAAATCATAAACCTATTTTAAATAATCTTTCAAAAAAAATAAACCAAAAAATAAGGAAATATGAAAAAAAAATAATTTATCCAAAAAAAATAGAAAAAAATTTTGAACTTAAATTATATACTAAAATTAGTATGGGAGATGGAAATCAATATAATAATCCTTGGTTACAAGAACTTCCAGATCCGATTACACGTACTACTTGGGAAAATTATTTAACTATATCATACTTTGATGCAAATAAAATGGAATTAAAAAATTGGAATTCTGGAGATGGATCTTTAAATGGAAATTGTGTTGATTTAATCAAGAATAATCAAACAATCATACATGATATTCCTGTTTTTATTCAACCTGGTCAAGCTATAGGATCTTTAGGTTTTTCTTTTGGTTATGGTCAAGAAAAAGGAAAATTAACTAAAATTACTCAAGGAACAAATGCTTACAGAAGCTATGAAAATTTTTTCGTAATACAAAATAATATACAACTTAGAAAAGTAAATAAAATACATAAGTTTTCTTGCGTGCAATTACACCACACGATGGTAGGAAGAAATTTGGTGAAAGAAACAGATTTAAATTTATTTTTAAATAATCCAAAAGAAGTTTGGAATGAAAAAGAAAAAATTTCAACTCATAAAGGAATGCTTTCTCCAGATAAAATTTCTATTTGGAATCAAAATTATAAAAAAAACGAAAAAAGAAACGGGCATCATTTTAATTTATCCATAGATTTAAATGCTTGTATTGGATGTGGGGCTTGTATTATTGCATGTCATTCTGAAAATAATGTTCCTGTAGTTGGAAAAGAAGAAATAGAAAAATATAGAGATATGCATTGGTTACGTGTAGATAGATATTATTTTCCAGATGATTCATCTAAAGAAAAAACAAAAAAAAATGAAGATAACATTTATGAGAATCCAAAAGTAGTTTTTCAACCTATTATGTGTCAACATTGTGATAATGCACCTTGTGAATCTGTGTGTCCAGTTGGAGCCACTTCTCATGGAAAACAAGGACAAAATATGATGACTTATAATCGTTGTATAGGAACACGTTATTGTGCAAACAATTGTCCTTATAAAGTAAGACGATTTAATTGGTTTAATTATGTTAATAATCAAAAATTTGATTTCAACATGAATAATTCTTTAGGAAAAATGATGCTAAATCCAGATGTAGTTATCAGAACTAGAGGGGTTATGGAGAAGTGTTCTTTATGCATACAAAGAACACAATATGTCATAGGAATTGCAAAAAAAGAAAATAGAAAAGTTCAAGATAAAGAATTTGAAACAGCTTGTAGTATCTCTTGTCCTACTAAAGCTATCACTTTTGGTGATATAAACGATCCTACTAGCATTATTTCTAAAAAAGTAAAAAATTCTAGATCTTATAAACTATTAGAGTTTATAGGAGTAAGACCTAATGTATCTTATCAACTGAAAATTAGAAATAAAAATAAAAAATGA
- a CDS encoding c-type cytochrome: MKKKYFYEFIIILNMILFLSIVESCWFDKKKPNIVYMPDMYYSEAYEPYSDPYSNYNNKKEKNIKIPLFSKEKTSSLSPVEGTISRNNSFPNFKNIKNKGLNYSKNIIQNPLINNHYEKKEIIIKKGKKLYQISCSICHGKNGDGQGDLVKNEKIFGIPNYKDRDLTVGSIYYVITYGKNNMNSYASQLNEIDRWRVSEYVMFLKNK, translated from the coding sequence ATGAAAAAAAAATATTTCTACGAATTTATTATTATTTTAAATATGATTTTATTTCTATCTATAGTAGAATCTTGTTGGTTTGATAAAAAAAAACCAAATATAGTATACATGCCAGATATGTATTACTCAGAAGCATATGAACCTTATTCAGATCCTTATTCTAATTACAATAATAAAAAAGAAAAAAATATTAAAATTCCTTTATTTTCAAAAGAAAAAACTTCTTCACTATCTCCAGTAGAAGGAACAATTTCTAGAAATAATTCGTTTCCTAATTTTAAAAATATCAAAAATAAAGGATTGAATTATTCAAAAAACATTATTCAAAATCCACTTATTAACAATCATTACGAAAAAAAAGAAATTATAATAAAAAAAGGAAAAAAATTATATCAAATCAGTTGTTCTATATGTCATGGTAAAAATGGAGATGGACAAGGAGATTTGGTTAAAAACGAAAAAATTTTTGGAATCCCTAATTATAAAGATAGAGATCTAACCGTTGGTAGTATTTATTATGTTATTACATATGGAAAGAATAATATGAATTCTTATGCTTCACAATTAAATGAAATAGACAGATGGAGGGTTTCAGAATATGTTATGTTTTTAAAAAATAAATAA
- a CDS encoding potassium channel family protein → MKIIIIGLGNFGRSLALNLTDNGHEVFGIDHKMEKIDLLKDHIANVVCMDANNEAAYKVLPIQQADLGIVAIGENEGSSIVTTAILKKYKHLRIVSRSLSKIHDTILEAMGINDVIHPEQDAAFRLTKQISFNYALDYFRIDNKHSIAEVFSPSSFSGKSVRSLKLTQKYSVSLITVIRDTHHPLSSKETHTRKVIGLVTGDTVLQQGDILTLFGSNKSIMNFIKDKK, encoded by the coding sequence ATGAAAATTATAATTATTGGATTAGGAAATTTTGGAAGATCTTTAGCACTTAACTTAACAGATAATGGACATGAAGTTTTTGGGATAGACCATAAAATGGAAAAAATAGATCTCTTGAAAGATCATATAGCGAATGTAGTATGTATGGATGCAAATAATGAAGCAGCTTACAAAGTATTGCCTATTCAACAAGCGGATTTAGGGATTGTAGCAATTGGAGAAAACGAAGGATCATCAATAGTAACAACAGCTATACTTAAGAAGTATAAACATTTGAGAATTGTAAGTAGATCTTTATCTAAAATACATGATACAATATTAGAAGCTATGGGGATTAATGATGTAATTCATCCAGAACAAGATGCTGCGTTCCGATTAACTAAACAAATATCTTTTAATTATGCTTTAGATTATTTTAGAATAGATAATAAACATTCTATAGCAGAAGTTTTTTCTCCTTCTTCTTTTAGTGGAAAATCTGTTAGAAGTTTAAAATTGACACAAAAATATTCTGTTTCTTTAATTACTGTAATACGAGATACGCATCATCCATTATCATCTAAAGAAACTCATACAAGAAAAGTCATAGGATTAGTTACAGGAGATACTGTTTTACAACAGGGGGATATTTTAACTCTTTTTGGTTCTAATAAATCCATTATGAATTTTATAAAAGATAAAAAATAG
- a CDS encoding DUF3341 domain-containing protein — protein MKNICYVRALYDNDHTLINNIKIIQNHNYNIYEVYSPFPIHNLTKVLKLKNTNLSFLSFIYGLLGFFIACVLTWYTMIWDWPQNIGGKPSFSWIINLPSFIPVIFEFSIFFSAHFMCITYLIQCGLYPGRVSKNPDLRTTDNMFLIEIHTEKHIKKLVNLLKKNGAIEVSIKNYKSN, from the coding sequence ATGAAGAATATATGTTATGTACGTGCATTATATGATAATGATCATACATTAATAAATAATATAAAAATTATACAAAATCATAATTATAACATATATGAAGTTTATTCTCCTTTTCCCATTCATAATTTAACTAAAGTGTTAAAACTAAAGAATACGAATTTATCCTTTTTATCTTTTATATATGGATTATTAGGATTTTTCATAGCTTGTGTATTAACTTGGTATACTATGATTTGGGATTGGCCTCAAAATATTGGAGGAAAACCTTCTTTTTCTTGGATTATAAATCTTCCTTCTTTTATTCCTGTTATATTTGAATTTTCAATTTTTTTTTCTGCACATTTTATGTGTATTACTTATCTCATTCAATGTGGATTATATCCAGGTCGTGTATCAAAAAATCCAGATTTAAGAACTACCGATAATATGTTTTTAATAGAAATTCATACTGAAAAACATATCAAAAAATTAGTAAATCTATTGAAAAAAAATGGAGCAATAGAAGTTTCGATAAAAAATTATAAATCCAATTAA